One window of the Spea bombifrons isolate aSpeBom1 chromosome 8, aSpeBom1.2.pri, whole genome shotgun sequence genome contains the following:
- the LOC128503602 gene encoding UAP56-interacting factor-like, producing MEDQQDPQTPGVLADNGKIDMSLDDIIKLQNAETVAKPKGNQRNKARNGNFQNKGFFRGTQRNQGAGRQRFGLKRGYSGKANNQDGPVTRRRAASMKGVSPLDRQHLNKQSSVNTAQSLISEGRQPQKKNFRQAAVSGRVLTARNKAQNRRPQYNQVQRQQRSNAVNQNRRLTQHMTLNSGKRQPNARWQTDKRFGSTLTVSVPNPKASHSKTYNKLGMKRPGLRFRKPIDQSPLPKGVPLRFNYRATVNHTNVTLNDRFSSLQIKGQFSPSRSRGRTVLLV from the exons ATGGAGGATCAACAGGACCCGCAGACGCCCGGTGTCCTGGCGGACAATGGCAAGATTGACATGTCTCTGG ATGACATCATAAAGCTTCAGAATGCTGAGACAGTTGCAAAGCCAAAAGGAAACCAAAGGAACAAAGCGAGAAATGGCAATTTCcaaaataagggtttttttagAGGAACTCAGAGAAATCAAG gagCTGGCAGACAGAGGTTTGGTTTAAAACGTGGATATTCTGGCAAAGCCAATAACCAAGACGGCCCAGTGACACGGAGAAGAGCAGCCTCCATGAAAGGAGTGAGCCCGTTGGATCGCCAACATTTAAATAAGCAG AGTTCCGTGAACACAGCACAGTCCCTAATCTCAGAGGGACGTCAACCGCAGAAGAAGAACTTCAGGCAGGCAGCTGTCTCTGGGCGAGTTTTAACTGCAAG AAATAAAGCACAGAACAGAAGACCGCAGTACAACCAAGTACAAAGGCAACAAAGATCAAATGCTGTCAATCAAAACAGAAGG TTAACGCAACACATGACTCTAAATTCTGGCAAGAGGCAACCCAATGCCAG ATGGCAGACAGATAAAAGATTTGGATCAACTTTAACTGTTTCAGTCCCTAACCCTAAAGCAAGCCATTCTAAAAC atataaCAAACTAGGAATGAAACGTCCAGGTTTGAGGTTCAGAAAACCAATAGACCAGTCCCCTTTACCAAAAGGAGTCCCGCTTAGATTTAACTACCGAGCCACGGTTAACCAC ACCAACGTCACATTGAACGATCGGTTCTCCTCTCTCCAGATTAAAGGGCAGTTCTCACCATCCAGAAGTAGAGGACGGACTGTTCTTCTTGTATAA